A genome region from Chthonomonas sp. includes the following:
- a CDS encoding cytochrome c maturation protein CcmE, with translation MKGRWIVPTLCVTLGVGLMTAALIANASPYVDVAAARTMDGTDLHVAGKLVPGTLKSSPKDNLVAFELKDEKGAIMPVSYKGIEPGNLQQTDKIVAIGGFQDKVFVANKLLVKCPSKYESTKKEPAN, from the coding sequence GTGAAAGGTCGCTGGATCGTTCCCACCCTGTGCGTCACTCTCGGCGTCGGTTTAATGACCGCCGCTTTGATTGCGAACGCAAGTCCCTACGTTGATGTCGCGGCCGCCCGCACCATGGACGGAACCGACCTCCACGTGGCCGGAAAGCTTGTGCCAGGCACTCTCAAAAGCTCGCCCAAGGATAACCTGGTGGCGTTTGAGCTAAAGGACGAGAAGGGCGCGATCATGCCTGTGAGCTACAAAGGCATCGAGCCGGGCAACCTCCAGCAAACCGACAAGATTGTGGCGATCGGCGGATTCCAAGACAAAGTGTTTGTCGCCAACAAACTGCTGGTGAAGTGCCCTAGCAAGTACGAGTCGACCAAGAAGGAACCCGCTAACTAG
- a CDS encoding aminotransferase class I/II-fold pyridoxal phosphate-dependent enzyme has translation MTSDQPEHAFGVNPPICDSSTFFYRDPATMKGVFAGEVEDCYLYSRHSHPSSDALAAGVAAMEGSESAVVTASGMAAITCAVLQLAQAGDEIVASRMLYGGTYALFKNVFPRFGITVKFVDMRDLGSVQAAISDKTRVVFTESVSNPLLEVCDIAALADMTHGVGAQLLVDNTFCPLVMRPLALGADIVIHSMTKYINGSSDCVAGAICCSAEFRARLIDVGDGMSMLLGPTLDAIRAASILKNLGTLDVRMERHSRNAAMVSNALMADGAKVYYPGHESHPQYALFQRQKRPCQGDSGMVVVDAGSQERARQFMMGMESRGVGLIAVSLGFHRTLISNPGGSTSSEIPEEERHAMGLTDGLVRLSVGLDSDIERTIRLISEAWIASA, from the coding sequence ATGACGAGCGATCAACCCGAACATGCTTTTGGCGTCAACCCGCCGATTTGCGATAGCAGTACTTTCTTTTATCGCGATCCGGCCACGATGAAGGGCGTCTTTGCCGGCGAAGTGGAGGACTGCTACCTTTACTCGCGGCACAGTCACCCGAGCAGCGATGCGCTTGCCGCCGGAGTCGCCGCGATGGAAGGCTCCGAATCCGCGGTGGTCACCGCCAGCGGCATGGCCGCCATCACCTGCGCAGTGTTGCAACTCGCGCAGGCGGGCGACGAAATCGTCGCGAGCCGCATGCTGTACGGCGGCACGTACGCGCTGTTCAAGAACGTGTTTCCGCGGTTCGGAATCACCGTGAAGTTTGTTGATATGCGAGACTTGGGCTCGGTGCAAGCGGCGATCAGCGACAAGACCCGAGTTGTATTCACCGAATCGGTCAGCAACCCGTTGCTCGAAGTCTGCGATATTGCCGCATTGGCGGACATGACTCACGGAGTCGGGGCGCAACTGCTGGTTGACAACACGTTTTGCCCGCTTGTCATGCGGCCGCTCGCGCTCGGCGCGGACATCGTGATTCACAGCATGACCAAGTACATCAACGGCAGCAGCGATTGCGTGGCCGGTGCCATCTGTTGCTCGGCGGAGTTTCGCGCTCGACTTATTGATGTCGGCGATGGCATGAGCATGTTGCTTGGGCCCACGCTCGATGCGATTCGCGCCGCGAGCATCCTCAAAAATCTGGGCACGCTCGACGTGCGTATGGAGCGTCACAGCCGCAATGCGGCGATGGTCAGCAACGCGCTGATGGCCGACGGCGCGAAGGTCTACTATCCGGGGCACGAGTCACACCCGCAATACGCGCTGTTTCAGCGTCAAAAGCGTCCGTGCCAAGGCGACAGCGGCATGGTCGTGGTGGACGCCGGTTCGCAAGAGCGGGCGCGCCAGTTTATGATGGGCATGGAGTCGCGAGGCGTGGGGCTCATCGCGGTCAGCCTGGGCTTCCACCGGACGCTCATTAGCAATCCGGGCGGCAGCACGAGCTCGGAGATCCCTGAGGAAGAGCGCCATGCGATGGGGCTGACGGACGGGTTGGTGCGATTGAGTGTCGGACTGGACTCGGACATCGAGCGCACGATTCGCCTCATCAGCGAGGCGTGGATTGCCTCAGCCTAG